The following proteins come from a genomic window of Campylobacter concisus:
- a CDS encoding YbaK/EbsC family protein translates to MSEQIFNKIHDLLSKNEAKFRVIEHESARTSEEVAKIRGTKMSQGAKALVCSIKGVDEEKFRQIFKDENVLDGYLLDDEKPAMKAGKIYILAILPADMQANLDSLAQKFDGKRASLASPDEVLALTDCVFGSVPPFSFHKNLHIVVDERLLQRNDEIAFNAGLLDRSIILNTKDYTKIVQPTLINFAE, encoded by the coding sequence GTGTCAGAGCAAATTTTTAATAAAATCCACGATCTTCTTAGCAAAAATGAGGCTAAATTTAGAGTGATAGAGCATGAGAGTGCTAGGACTTCAGAAGAGGTCGCTAAGATAAGGGGCACTAAAATGAGTCAGGGAGCAAAGGCGCTGGTGTGCTCTATAAAGGGCGTAGATGAAGAGAAATTTAGGCAAATTTTTAAAGATGAAAATGTGCTAGATGGCTATTTGTTAGATGACGAAAAGCCAGCGATGAAGGCTGGTAAAATTTATATTTTGGCTATTTTGCCAGCCGATATGCAAGCAAATCTTGATAGCTTGGCACAAAAATTTGATGGCAAAAGAGCAAGCCTAGCTAGTCCAGATGAAGTTTTGGCATTGACAGATTGTGTTTTTGGTTCAGTGCCACCGTTTAGCTTTCATAAAAATTTACACATTGTAGTTGATGAAAGGTTGCTACAAAGAAACGATGAGATCGCATTTAATGCAGGACTACTTGACAGATCGATCATTTTAAATACAAAAGATTATACGAAGATAGTGCAACCAACGCTAATAAATTTTGCAGAATAA
- the ung gene encoding uracil-DNA glycosylase, with translation MQINLDDVKIEPSWKEALKDEFLSENFARIKENFLKAKSAGVVYPPSGLIFNAFNLTPFHAVKVVILGQDPYHGANQAMGLSFSVPSGVRVPPSLVNIYKEIYADLGIKEPNSGDLTKWAKQGVLLLNSTLSVSAGAANSHASFGWQGFTDAVIRKISENLQNVVFMLWGNPARAKAPLIDASKHLILEAAHPSPLARGAFFGCRHFSKANIYLANHGKTPIDWDLNVKI, from the coding sequence ATGCAGATAAATTTAGATGACGTAAAGATTGAGCCAAGCTGGAAAGAGGCGCTAAAAGATGAGTTTTTGAGTGAAAATTTCGCTCGCATCAAAGAGAATTTCTTAAAAGCAAAGAGCGCTGGCGTCGTCTATCCACCAAGCGGGCTTATATTTAACGCATTTAATCTAACGCCATTTCACGCCGTAAAGGTCGTCATCCTTGGCCAAGACCCATATCACGGCGCAAATCAAGCCATGGGGCTAAGCTTTTCAGTGCCAAGTGGTGTGCGCGTGCCGCCAAGCCTTGTGAATATTTATAAAGAAATTTACGCTGATCTTGGCATAAAAGAGCCAAATAGCGGCGATCTTACAAAGTGGGCAAAGCAAGGCGTGCTACTTCTAAACTCAACCCTTAGCGTAAGTGCTGGAGCCGCAAATTCTCACGCTAGCTTTGGCTGGCAGGGCTTTACAGACGCCGTCATAAGAAAGATAAGTGAAAATTTACAAAACGTAGTTTTCATGCTTTGGGGCAACCCAGCTAGAGCCAAAGCACCGCTAATAGACGCCAGCAAGCACCTCATCTTAGAGGCAGCACATCCAAGCCCACTGGCTCGTGGCGCATTTTTTGGCTGCCGACACTTTTCAAAGGCAAATATCTATCTAGCAAACCATGGCAAAACGCCAATAGACTGGGATCTAAACGTAAAAATTTGA